A genome region from Glycine max cultivar Williams 82 chromosome 5, Glycine_max_v4.0, whole genome shotgun sequence includes the following:
- the LOC100789707 gene encoding uncharacterized protein, producing MKQDSVQAPNCDDFRHVSSTAKFKRQDAPNWKASRPLVNSISPMSVVLFIIRALSFVCEVLLLLLAVATRLVKIIGVALTAYGGSGNKKVNSSKQGRDHLSHKEGTTNIHNMHKGDQSLPNTSAVTTNTSDDQILRSAGTEKHSSSVNNGTEDAFINSGGGHQYFKELLVPLLPLQGACLPLATCTPVLNSASLKYLKTGFRKS from the exons ATGAAGCAGGATTCGGTTCAG GCACCAAATTGCGACGATTTCCGACATGTATCTTCAACCGCCAAGTTCAAACGCCAAG acgcaccaaATTGGAAAGCTTCCCGGCCACTCGTCAATAGCATTTCTCCTATGTCAGTGGTGCTCTTCATTATCAGAGCTCTATCATTTGTCTGTGAGGTGCTACTTTTGCTGCTTGCAGTCGCAACTCGTCTTGTCAAGATCATCGGTGTTGCTCTAACAGCTTATGGAGGATCAGGTAATAAGAAAGTCAACAGCAGCAAGCAGGGAAGAGATCATCTGAGCCATAAAGAAGGCACTAccaacatacacaacatgcacaaaGGGGATCAAAGCTTACCCAACACCTCTGCTGTTACAACCAACACTTCTGACGACCAAATTCTTCGTTCTGCTGGAACTGAAAAGCACTCTAGTAGCGTTAACAATGGTACTGAGGATGCCTTTATAAACTCAGGAGGCGGACATCAATACTTCAAGGAACTTTTAGTCCCATTGTTACCACTGCAAGGAGCGTGTCTCCCCTTGGCAACTTGCACACCAGTGTTGAACTCCGCCTCCTTGAAGTATTTAAAAACAGGATTTCGGAAAAGCTAA